One Osmerus eperlanus chromosome 23, fOsmEpe2.1, whole genome shotgun sequence DNA segment encodes these proteins:
- the tbc1d19 gene encoding TBC1 domain family member 19 isoform X3, which yields MRKAQASWEKRILKSLNSMCTELGVPLARKRPALEQKELTKKWNEMGTDEPDLSRFRPVYAPKDFLEVLISLRNPNYDVSEETSARSHWGLIQVPLHVRDIPQMREAYSELSLTTGQLGIDDHTQVHAADMFEHEHVRIGKKVVGEQDSAAAQQYSRQGCPTGLRAALWALALNSTNEPEDMMRYEQLKAGVIRHDLLVDNLIYKDVKLTASNDDYYFVFEDFLYQVLLCFSRDTVVLEHFSYNSATPPKSHVQGKAGAEDSAVVYPPNGVVPFHGFSMYVAPLCFLYNEPSKLYSVFREMYVRYFFRLHSISSSPSGIVSLCLQFESLLQSHLPQLFYHLREIEAQPLRIAFKWMVRAFSGYLSTDQLLLLWDRILGYDSLEIVAVLAASVFAFRAENLMEVTSLASAEAVLADLSTLKVMPLIQIFLFATVI from the exons GCCAGTTGGGAGAAGCGCATCCTCAAAAGCCTGAACAGCATGTGCACCGAGCTGGGTGTTCCTCTGGCTCGTAAG AGGCCTGCGCTGGAGCAGAAGGAGCTCACCAAAAAATGGAACGAGATGGGAACAGAcgagccag ATCTAAGTCGCTTCAGGCCTGTCTATGCCCCTAAAGACTTCCTGGAG GTGCTGATTAGCCTGCGGAACCCCAACTATGACGTCAGCGAGGAGACCAGTGCCAGGAGCCACTGGGGCCTGATCCAAGTACCCCTCCATGTCAGGGATATACCACAGATG AGAGAGGCCTACTCTGAGCTGAGTCTGACCACTGGACAACTGGGCATCGATGACCACACCCAGGTTCACGCAG CAGATATGTTTGAACACGAACATGTTCGCATTGGAAAGAAAG tGGTGGGCGAGCAGGACAGTGCGGCAGCACAGCAGTACAGCAGACAGGGCTGTCCCACCGGGCTCCGGGCTGCCCTCTGGGCCCTCGCCCTCAACTCCACCAACGAGccagag GACATGATGCGCTATGAGCAGCTGAAAGCCGGTGTGATCCGCCACGACCTGCTGGTGGACAACCTCATCTACAAG GACGTGAAGCTGACGGCCAGTAATGACGACTACTACTTTGTGTTTGAGGATTTTCTGTATCAG GTGCTACTGTGTTTCTCTCGAGACACTGTTGTCCTAGAGCACTTCAGCTACAACAGCGCGACCCCACCCAAGTCCCACGTACAGG GTAAAGCGGGAGCCGAGGACTCTGCTGTGGTGTACCCCCCCAACG GTGTCGTCCCCTTCCATGGGTTCTCAATGTACG tGGCCCCTCTGTGCTTTCTGTACAACGAGCCCTCCAAGCTGTACAGCGTGTTCAGAGAGATGTACGTGCGCTACTTCTTCAGGCTgcactccatctcctcctctccctcg GGTATCGTGTCTCTGTGCCTGCAGTTTGAGAGTCTTCTCCAGTCCCATCTCCCCCAGCTGTTTTACCATCTACGGGAGATCGAGGCCCAGCC GCTGCGCATAGCGTTCAAGTGGATGGTGCGGGCCTTCTCCGGTTACCTCTCCACCGACCAGCTGCTGCTCCTCTGGGATCGCATCCTGGGCTACGACTCTCTGGAGATAGTCGCAG tcttgGCGGCGTCCGTGTTTGCCTTCCGGGCCGAGAATCTGATGGAGGTGACGTCGCTGGCCTCAGCCGAG GCCGTGCTCGCCGACCTTTCAACTCTGAAGGTCATGCCTCTCATCCAGATCTTCCTCTTCGCCACAGTCATCTGa